The genomic stretch CGAAAACGCGGGGGCAGGCAGATGAACACGGATGAAATCTGAAGCGGAGTGTACGAAAGAGGATTTTTTCTTTACCGGTGTTCACCTGTGTTAACCTGTGGTTCCAAGAGTCATGTATGCCGAAAACGATCCTCGAAGTCATAGACCTGAAAAAGCACTTCACGGACCGGAAGAGCCTCTTTTCCGCGTTCAAGGAAAAGCAGCGGTCCATCCCTGCCGTGGACGGGGTGAGCTTTTATCTGAAGGAGCATGAGACCGTCGGGCTCGTGGGCGAGTCGGGCTGCGGCAAGACGACCATCGGCAGGACCATCCTGCGGCTCACGCCGGCTACCTCGGGCAAGGTCCTCTTTGACGGGAAGGACATCATCGCGATGCCGCCCGAGGAACTGCGGCAGCTCCGGGGCCAGATGCAGATGATCTTCCAGGACCTGGACGCCGCCCTCAATCCCCAGATGCGGATCCGCGATATCCTGCAGGAAGCGATCACGGTGCATGACCGCGTCAGTGACGCAGAGGTCGGCAAGCGCATCGCCGGACTGCTCGAGCAGGTTAATCTGAAAAAGAGCAAGCTTTCCAACTTTCCCCACGAGCTTTCCGGGGGGGAGAAGCGGCGCGTGGGCATCGCCCGCGTCCTGTCGGTCGGCGCCCGGTTCATCGTTGCCGACGAGCCTACCAGCGCCCTCGACGTTTCCATCCAGGCGCAGGTCGTGAACCTCATGCGTGATCTGCAGAAGCGGCTCGGCCTTTCCTACCTTTTCATCTCCCACGATCTGCGTGTGGTGGAGCTCATCAGTCATAAGGTCGCCGTGATGTATCTCGGCAAGATCGTGGAGATGGGGCTGTCGGGCCGGATCGCGAACAAAGCGA from Nitrospirota bacterium encodes the following:
- a CDS encoding ABC transporter ATP-binding protein, encoding MPKTILEVIDLKKHFTDRKSLFSAFKEKQRSIPAVDGVSFYLKEHETVGLVGESGCGKTTIGRTILRLTPATSGKVLFDGKDIIAMPPEELRQLRGQMQMIFQDLDAALNPQMRIRDILQEAITVHDRVSDAEVGKRIAGLLEQVNLKKSKLSNFPHELSGGEKRRVGIARVLSVGARFIVADEPTSALDVSIQAQVVNLMRDLQKRLGLSYLFISHDLRVVELISHKVAVMYLGKIVEMGLSGRIANKASHPYTNILWSSLVEKQSRESSHASANVPVGAWGVFDFERPVAGCRFAPRCPVYESKGRPAVCVDPATEPKLTDVGGHLVACHFPL